From a single Oceaniferula flava genomic region:
- a CDS encoding DUF3592 domain-containing protein, with protein sequence MKNSQAALAAWCCLLFLVAAFGVVQLKQLITLVYDHLRSQQWESVEGVVLDDQVVSQTNYQHTGRYGRSGSVNWITGSSDKVVYDWQGGEESIFIPSRWLTESGDVVDVAYSDAAYPERIVRYRNFPQRVLWKSVCCVVLLLGPVWFFRMLSSSKRASA encoded by the coding sequence ATGAAGAACAGCCAAGCCGCCCTAGCCGCGTGGTGCTGCTTACTTTTCCTAGTAGCGGCATTCGGAGTGGTTCAGCTCAAGCAGCTGATCACCTTGGTTTATGATCACTTGCGGTCGCAGCAGTGGGAATCCGTTGAGGGGGTAGTTCTGGACGATCAGGTCGTTTCTCAAACGAACTATCAACATACTGGAAGATATGGCCGTAGCGGTTCGGTGAATTGGATAACAGGTTCCAGTGACAAGGTGGTTTATGATTGGCAGGGCGGTGAGGAATCGATTTTCATTCCCTCTCGGTGGCTGACCGAGTCGGGCGATGTCGTGGATGTTGCCTACAGCGATGCGGCTTACCCTGAGCGAATCGTCCGTTATCGAAACTTTCCGCAGCGCGTGCTCTGGAAGTCGGTTTGTTGTGTGGTCTTGTTGTTAGGGCCGGTCTGGTTCTTTCGCATGCTCTCGAGCTCAAAGCGTGCGAGTGCGTGA
- a CDS encoding RidA family protein, giving the protein MSIQRLETKQRMSRVVIHNDTIYLCGQVAKDATQGMAEQTKTMLEKVDELLIQAGSDREHMLSATVYVRDMKDFAAMNEVWDAWVPDGHAPARACVEARMARPELLVEISVVAAVKKAS; this is encoded by the coding sequence ATGAGTATTCAACGATTGGAAACCAAGCAACGCATGAGCCGGGTGGTGATTCACAACGACACCATTTATCTCTGCGGTCAGGTCGCGAAGGACGCTACGCAAGGCATGGCGGAGCAAACGAAAACCATGCTCGAGAAGGTGGACGAGCTGTTGATCCAGGCTGGTTCGGATCGGGAGCACATGTTATCGGCCACCGTTTACGTGCGCGACATGAAGGATTTCGCTGCAATGAACGAAGTTTGGGATGCCTGGGTGCCGGACGGGCATGCGCCAGCACGAGCCTGTGTGGAAGCGCGCATGGCGCGGCCAGAACTGCTGGTGGAGATCTCCGTGGTTGCAGCAGTGAAGAAGGCCTCCTAG
- a CDS encoding CopG family antitoxin: MKTISTWEEIPPFEEEADEAKFWMEHELDAKLLASSVHQPDSRESTTITLRFDPRMLSRIKRLARSRFLNYQSMMKQWLAERIEEEQRNLPE; encoded by the coding sequence ATGAAAACCATTAGCACCTGGGAAGAAATCCCCCCCTTCGAGGAAGAGGCCGATGAGGCAAAATTCTGGATGGAACACGAGCTCGACGCCAAACTTCTGGCCAGCTCCGTGCACCAGCCGGACTCCCGCGAGTCCACCACCATCACCCTGAGATTCGATCCCCGCATGCTCTCACGCATCAAGCGTCTCGCCCGCTCCCGTTTCCTCAACTACCAATCGATGATGAAACAATGGCTCGCCGAACGCATCGAGGAAGAGCAGCGCAATCTCCCCGAGTAG
- a CDS encoding BrnT family toxin, producing MELDLTDSPLNLKDITPRELEEILEDPFGIRLLPDVDREDGENRYYTLGRTVQDRHLFIAFWTDGKIARVCAAREMTESELRFYQRSYGEIK from the coding sequence ATGGAACTTGACCTTACCGACTCCCCATTAAACCTCAAAGATATCACACCACGTGAGCTTGAGGAAATCCTTGAAGATCCCTTCGGCATCCGCTTGCTGCCGGATGTCGATCGTGAAGATGGCGAGAACCGCTACTACACCCTCGGCCGCACCGTTCAAGACAGACACCTGTTCATCGCCTTCTGGACCGATGGCAAGATCGCCCGCGTCTGCGCCGCTCGTGAAATGACCGAATCCGAACTCCGCTTCTACCAGCGCAGCTACGGCGAAATCAAGTAA